The following proteins are encoded in a genomic region of Procambarus clarkii isolate CNS0578487 chromosome 23, FALCON_Pclarkii_2.0, whole genome shotgun sequence:
- the LOC138367693 gene encoding uncharacterized protein: protein MGQTKAQGTRPTGQAKAQGTRPTGQAKAQGTRPMGQTKAQGTRPTGQAKAQGTRLTGQTKAQGTRPTGQAKAQETRPTGQAKAQETRPKGQAKAQETRPTGQAKAQETRLKGTGKGSGDQTHGTGKDSGD, encoded by the coding sequence ATGGGACAGACAAAGGCTCAGGGGACTAGACCCACGGGACAGGCAAAGGCTCAGGGGACTAGACCCACGGGACAGGCAAAGGCTCAGGGGACTAGACCCATGGGACAGACAAAGGCTCAGGGGACTAGACCCACGGGACAGGCAAAGGCTCAGGGGACTAGACTCACGGGACAGACAAAGGCTCAGGGGACTAGACCCACTGGAcaggcaaaggctcaggagactaGACCCACGGGAcaggcaaaggctcaagagactaGACCCAAGGGAcaggcaaaggctcaggagactaGACCCACGGGAcaggcaaaggctcaggagactaGACTCAAGGGGAcaggcaaaggctcaggagaccaGACCCACGGGACAGGCAAAGACTCAGGAGACTAG